In Synchiropus splendidus isolate RoL2022-P1 chromosome 15, RoL_Sspl_1.0, whole genome shotgun sequence, the genomic stretch CCTCCTCCAGAACCTCTGACCGTCCGTGAGGTCACGGCTGATGGTGCAGACGGTGCCTATGGCAGACCCAGCTGTCGGTGTCCTGTCTGCGGCCGCGACTGCTTCAAGATGTCGGCGCTGCAGAAGCACCTGCGCATCCACTCGGGCGAGCGTCCATTTGTGTGCCCCACCTGCGGCCGGAGCTTCACGCAGCACGTGCACATGACGGAGCACCAGAGGACGCATTCAGGGGAGAAACCATACAGCTGCTCACAGTGCGGCAAGAGCTTCAGCCGCGCTCTGGACCTCAGCTACCATGAGGGCGTGCACGCGGAGGACCGGCCCTACTTCTGCCACGTCTGCCACAAGAGCCTGGGGGGCGCCAGAGTCTTCCGGAAGCACATGAAGAGGCACGAGGAGGCCAGGTGCTCTGAGTCTGTCTCTGCAGCAATGCCACAGGACcagacagaggggagaggaaacGTAGCCACTGGCCACGTTTGAGTGAAAACACTGACTGGAGTGGACTGACGCACTGCTGAGcctggactcacacacacacacggatgcaCACTACTGAATCAGCTGAACATCCGAATACTTCCATCCCTCTTCTGGTCTCTGGTACTGGAGCCACGCCCCTTCATCAGACCCTTAATAAAGTCGTCTGACATTTGCTTGTTCGGCAACATCTGGCTCGCGTCTCTCGTGGTCTGGCTTCCAAAACAGGTTCCATCCTCCCGCTCACTGGGGCGACTCAACAGCAGTTCGCCAGTTGCCCACGTGGAGGTGCTGCTGAGTCCGTGGGTGACCCAGGCGCGGGCTGAACAGAGGGCGGGGCTTCGGACGAAGGCTTTCACTAtaaaagctgctgctgaagctgcggAGAGAGGAGCGATGCTGAACCACACGACGGACGACTGGAGCCAGGTCAGTCACGCCGTCAAGTCTCTAGCGTTTAATCAAAGTTTCAGAAGAATTCATACTCATGAAGTTGGGTTTCCTTGTTGATCTGCCCAACTCTTTGATTCTTTGATGTGTTTGTACGTGTCCCTACAAATGTTATCAGGAGGCACTTTATTGTTGAGTCTGAAAAATGTCTGCGTGTCCAGGAGTACGAGGCGGTCCGCTGGGTCCAGCTTCTGATGGTTCTGCTCAGGTACAGTAACCTTCTCTCTTCCAAATGTGAGCTGACAAATTTCAGCCGGTTCCTGTCTCTTGCAGCTTCCTGGGCTCCTTTTCCATCATCGTGTGTGTGATGTCACAGCGACTCAGCAGGTCACCTGAGGTCAGGCCTGAGGGCAAACGTCACTGTCACTctttattca encodes the following:
- the LOC128746639 gene encoding gastrula zinc finger protein XlCGF9.1-like — encoded protein: MSVLINADGEEENWRPVKVEPLTVREVTADGADGAYGRPSCRCPVCGRDCFKMSALQKHLRIHSGERPFVCPTCGRSFTQHVHMTEHQRTHSGEKPYSCSQCGKSFSRALDLSYHEGVHAEDRPYFCHVCHKSLGGARVFRKHMKRHEEARCSESVSAAMPQDQTEGRGNVATGHV